In Streptomyces sp. NBC_00306, a single genomic region encodes these proteins:
- a CDS encoding TetR/AcrR family transcriptional regulator C-terminal domain-containing protein: MCAEASGQQLREGEASASPATVPPASPRTAPATSHDTAQATARAAAREPLSRERIIESALRIIDDEGVEALSMRRIAAALGVQAMSLYNHVGGKADVLDGVTEYITTDMHITRHSRDSWEDGIRSVAHAFRRASLRHPRAGELVLTRQLNSPGVLPTIDCSLKVLLEHGFEEANAVHALRLLVAFQVGSLMREFHSPAFQGEDESAVREREELLAGSGFAAVARLAPKLAVIDHDAEFTFGLERLIDALRPYAPGRPADA; encoded by the coding sequence ATGTGTGCCGAAGCGTCAGGTCAACAGCTGCGCGAGGGCGAGGCGTCGGCCTCCCCTGCCACCGTGCCCCCGGCCTCGCCCCGCACGGCGCCCGCCACCTCGCACGACACCGCTCAAGCCACCGCCCGTGCTGCCGCTCGCGAGCCGCTGTCCCGTGAGCGGATCATCGAGTCCGCTCTGCGGATCATCGACGACGAGGGCGTTGAGGCGCTGTCGATGCGCCGTATCGCCGCCGCGCTCGGCGTCCAGGCGATGTCCCTCTACAACCACGTCGGGGGCAAGGCCGACGTGCTGGACGGCGTCACCGAGTACATCACCACGGACATGCACATCACCCGGCACTCGCGCGACAGCTGGGAGGACGGCATCCGCTCGGTCGCCCACGCCTTCCGGCGCGCCTCCCTGCGGCACCCGCGCGCCGGTGAACTGGTCCTCACCCGCCAGCTGAACTCACCCGGTGTGCTGCCCACCATCGACTGCTCGCTCAAGGTGCTGCTGGAGCACGGCTTCGAGGAGGCGAACGCCGTGCACGCGCTGCGGCTGCTCGTCGCCTTCCAGGTCGGCTCGCTGATGCGGGAGTTCCACTCACCGGCGTTCCAGGGCGAGGACGAGTCGGCGGTACGGGAGCGCGAGGAGCTGCTCGCCGGCTCGGGATTCGCCGCGGTGGCGAGGCTCGCGCCGAAGCTCGCGGTCATCGACCACGACGCCGAGTTCACGTTCGGCCTGGAGCGACTCATCGACGCCCTGCGCCCGTACGCCCCCGGAAGACCGGCCGACGCCTAG
- a CDS encoding WXG100 family type VII secretion target produces the protein MSGGGGQPRLRAQAERLTDLANDLDGMQGYLDKQVRRMDAIVDRIEAGWQGPAARAYRDLHRGAAEDAVRIRMIIEAIEQAVRLSRDGFSAQDVDIMAQLRKIQVTTDVKREADALSTPNTDVPAETRSTLSDL, from the coding sequence ATGAGCGGCGGTGGCGGACAGCCCCGACTCCGGGCGCAGGCCGAACGGCTGACGGACCTCGCCAATGACCTCGACGGTATGCAGGGCTACCTGGACAAACAGGTCAGGCGCATGGACGCGATCGTCGACCGGATCGAGGCGGGGTGGCAGGGGCCGGCCGCCCGGGCCTACCGAGACCTCCACCGGGGCGCGGCGGAGGACGCCGTACGCATCCGCATGATCATCGAGGCTATTGAACAGGCCGTGCGATTGAGCCGGGACGGGTTCTCGGCACAGGACGTGGACATCATGGCGCAGCTACGAAAGATCCAGGTCACGACGGATGTGAAGCGCGAGGCGGACGCCTTGTCGACACCGAACACCGACGTACCCGCCGAGACACGCAGCACCCTCTCCGAC
- a CDS encoding ATP-grasp domain-containing protein, producing the protein MPLLLAPHPLTSTATLLTHAARHRGIEVVASAQGHEERDVHWYGGPLAADRIVRPFRVGLLEPADDWLTTLAPELTQRRIELTTLDRARELDGPLFVKPPSDKSVPAAVYATGRDLPLSGERIGPQTPVLVSDVVEFAAEYRLFVLDGQVLTGSRYTVFGRLDPAPLTPDAERFGQEVLEACAPTLPSAVVLDVGQLVGGRWAVVEANMAWFAQSYAAETDRVLDVVLRSSGPRRLVTARDAPFLR; encoded by the coding sequence ATGCCCCTCCTCCTCGCCCCCCACCCCCTCACCAGCACCGCCACCCTCCTCACCCACGCCGCCCGCCACCGCGGCATCGAGGTCGTCGCCTCCGCCCAGGGGCACGAAGAGCGCGACGTCCACTGGTACGGCGGCCCCCTCGCCGCCGACCGGATCGTCCGCCCCTTCCGCGTCGGGCTTCTCGAACCGGCCGACGACTGGCTCACCACCCTCGCACCCGAACTCACCCAACGCCGCATCGAGTTGACCACCCTCGACCGCGCCCGCGAGCTGGACGGACCCCTCTTCGTCAAGCCGCCGTCCGACAAGTCCGTGCCCGCCGCGGTGTACGCCACCGGGCGCGACCTCCCGCTCAGCGGGGAGCGCATCGGGCCGCAGACACCCGTACTCGTCAGCGATGTCGTCGAGTTCGCCGCCGAGTACCGGCTCTTCGTCCTCGACGGCCAGGTCCTCACCGGCAGCCGCTACACCGTCTTCGGCCGCCTCGACCCCGCCCCGCTCACCCCGGACGCCGAACGCTTCGGCCAGGAGGTGCTGGAAGCCTGTGCCCCCACCCTCCCGAGCGCCGTCGTCCTCGACGTGGGGCAGCTGGTCGGAGGCCGGTGGGCCGTCGTCGAGGCCAACATGGCCTGGTTCGCCCAGAGCTATGCCGCCGAGACCGACCGCGTCCTGGACGTCGTCCTGCGGTCGTCCGGCCCGCGTCGGCTCGTCACCGCAAGGGACGCACCCTTTCTGAGGTGA
- a CDS encoding MBL fold metallo-hydrolase, producing the protein MSWPTVHHLDCAPMHPLGGSPLVAHCLLVVTGSGLLLVDTGFGTGDIANPRRLGAVFRKTARPRLEPAFTAFHQIRELGYDPRDVQDIVLTHLDLDHAGGLADFPDARVHVMADEYRAAMRRDSRLDTARYVTAQWGHGPRWIIHDTADSTWHGFAASPVVRSPDVLMIPMPGHSRGHCAVAVQQPERWLLHAGDAYFFHGEMDLRRPRCPRSLALHQRLMADNHDQRMTQLDRLRALRRVDPRVIKIFSSHDAYEFSQLTSERVRPLR; encoded by the coding sequence ATGTCCTGGCCCACCGTCCACCACCTCGACTGCGCCCCGATGCACCCCCTCGGCGGCTCCCCGCTGGTCGCCCACTGCCTGCTCGTGGTCACCGGCAGCGGACTGCTTCTGGTCGACACCGGCTTCGGCACCGGTGACATCGCCAACCCGCGCCGGCTCGGCGCGGTCTTCCGGAAGACCGCCCGCCCCCGTCTCGAACCGGCCTTCACCGCGTTCCACCAGATCCGTGAGCTCGGGTACGACCCGCGCGACGTCCAGGACATCGTGCTCACGCATCTCGACCTCGACCACGCGGGCGGCCTCGCGGACTTCCCCGACGCGCGGGTGCATGTGATGGCCGACGAGTACCGGGCCGCGATGCGGCGCGACTCCCGTCTGGACACGGCCCGTTACGTCACCGCGCAGTGGGGCCACGGGCCGCGCTGGATCATCCACGACACCGCCGACTCCACCTGGCACGGATTCGCCGCGAGCCCGGTGGTGCGCTCGCCCGACGTCCTGATGATCCCGATGCCCGGTCACAGCCGGGGGCACTGCGCGGTGGCGGTGCAGCAGCCGGAGAGGTGGCTGCTGCACGCCGGCGACGCGTACTTCTTCCACGGCGAGATGGACCTCCGCCGGCCGCGCTGCCCGCGCTCCCTGGCGCTCCACCAGCGTCTGATGGCCGACAACCACGACCAGCGCATGACGCAGCTGGACCGGCTGCGCGCGCTGCGGAGGGTGGACCCGCGGGTGATCAAGATCTTCTCCTCGCACGACGCGTACGAGTTCTCCCAGCTCACCTCAGAAAGGGTGCGTCCCTTGCGGTGA